The segment GAACCCCCCGATTCGGTAGACGATCAGGAAGACACACCGTTTTGTGGGTGGCACTCGAGTCGGTCCCCATGAACGACGTTCGGTGTCCGGACTGTGCCGTAACGATGGAGGAGACGACGGTTCGATCCAAGGACGGCTTTTCGCTCACCATGAACACAGGCAAGCGAAGCGGCCTGCTGGGGAAACTCGGCGTCGGATCGACGACCGGCGTCGACGCCGTCTGCTGTCCGGAGTGTGGACTCGTTCGATTCTACGCCGATCTCGAGTGAGCGAACGGATCGGCCGGAAATCGTCCCGGTCGGCGTGAGCCACTCTGGACCGACTACTCGCGGAGGTCTGCGGCGGTCGCGTCGAAAATCTCCTCGACGGTCGCGTCGGATTTGAACGTCGTCCCGCCGTAGTGGGTTCTGGAGGTTCGATGGCCCGCTTCCTTGAGGGCGTCGAGAAAGTCGTCCATCGCGTTCGCGGGAAGCCCCCAGTTCTTACAGAGTTTGTGCTGGTCGTAGTACGTCGGCACCTCGAGTTCGGCCACGAGCGTCTCGAGTAGCTCTCGGGCCGTCTCCGCGGTCTCGAACTCGCCGGTGAGGTGGCCGCGAACCGACTCGAGGAACTCCTCGTCCTGAATCGCGCCGAGCCAGACCGGGCCGGCGACGAGGATCCGCTCGCCGCCGCAGTTCGGACAGCGCTCGAGCGGGTCCGCGATAAGACCTGCTGCCGACTCGCGGTGGAGACAGTCCTCGCAGTGAGAGATGTAACCGAGGTGCTCTATGGCCCCGTCGGCCGCGGACGCTTTGCGGTCGAGCTCGAGGTACGTTCGAACGTAGTGGCTCGTCGCGTGGGTCAGGATCGGCGTGACGCCGACGTCGAAACGAGCGGCGCTTCGGGCGAGCGCCGAGAGGAGGGTTCGAACGCCCATCTCGGTGTGATAGTCGGTGTTTCGCGGCACCGAGCCGTACGACCGGATCCCGCTGTTGAGGTGGGCACCACAAAGCGGTGCTGTGTCGGTCGCGGTGACACAGACGAGGTTGTGACAGTTCGCAAAGGCCGCGTCGGCGAACGGCATCGGCGTCCCGAACGGATCGAGGTCGATCACGTCGAACATCGACTCGTGCATCAGGGCGTTCGCGTTCGCCCGCTCGACGGTCGCCTCGCAGTCGTTTCGTTCGAGGTTCTCCCGGGCGAGCGAGACGGCCTCGGAATCGACGTCACAGCAGGTGACGTCCCAGCCGTCCGTCGCCGCGCGAACGCCGCGAACCCCGCTTGCAGTCATCGCGTCCAGGTACGTCTCCGCCCGAGGCTCCCGCTCTCGAAACGCCCGCAGGGCGGCGATCGTCAGGTCGCGGTTCAACTCCTGGCGCGGGTTGTAAAAGACCGACTCCTCGAACCCGTCCGTCTGTTCGCCGGGAACCTCGAGTTCCGCGGTCCCCTCCGTAACGCGCATACGTCCACTCCGTCGAGCGGGGCGAAAAACGCCGTGGTCTGACTCGAGCAAGTACCGCGTTTCGTCGGCGGGAACCGGCGACGGGACGTTATTTCGAAAAGACGCTGTCTGCCGTCGCCGCGCCGACGACGCTGAAAAGCGAACCGATACTCACGGCTTTGAACGTGATCAGCAACGTCTGGACACTCGTTTGGCCGGACTCGAGGAACGTGTCGGGAGCGTCGAACAGGAGCGCAAGCATCGCCACCGATCCGAACGAGACACACATCAGCGAGATGAATCGGATCGGGATCCCGGCCAGTTCCTGTTCGATCTCCGGATCTCGAGTGGAGTCGGCTTTGTACAGCGTCGCGTAGCCGATGGCGAACACGATCGCCGTCGTAGCCAGTCCCTGAGCGAGGCTCATGTTGCTCGCGAGGTCCCACACCTCCTCGGTCACGACGAACGGCCCCGCTAGCAAAAACCCGCCGACGATCTGTTGAGCGGAGTCGGCGAGTCGAAATTGGGGTGGCCGGTGCGGTCGCCGTATTCTCATACCGACGCTACAGTGTGAGGCGTCAAATATCGACCGACTGGGTCGTCAGGACGGCATCGTCGGTCGTCGGTTGACACACCGACGACCCAACGAACACTGCTGCGACAACCAAACGGATTTTACAGTTCGGAATAGAGGTTCGGTCGTGTCCGATTCGAACTCCGTCGAAGCGTGGGAGGCCCGACTCGAGGAAGCCGGGCGGCTCACGCCGGACATCGTCGAGCAGATCACCAGACTGCACGACGACCGCGGGGTCCAGGCCATCGAGGCAGTCGGCGAGGGTCGGGTGAAAGCCTACCAGGATTTCACCATCGTCGTCGGCTACGACGACGAGTACATCGTCGAGGAGCGTGGCTGTACGTGCAAAGACAGCGAGTACAACCTCGACGACGACGACCCGACCGATCTGTGCTGGCACGCGCTGGCGGTCGCCATCGCCAGACGCGTCGGCCACGTCGAGTATCACGATATGTGGTACTCGGACGTGCGGGAACTGCTTTGAGGGGACGACTCGGAGCTGGCAGCGTCCAGCCGATGGAGCTCAGTCGGACTCGTTACAGGCCGCGATGATAACCTCGGGGTCGTCGATCAGCCGATTTTCCATGTAGTTGCCCTTCCCCTTGCCGGCCCACTTGCGCTCTTGCTCGATGATCGAGAGGAACTCGAGTTCCGAGAGGATGTCCCGCACCCGGCGCAGTTTCAGGTGCTCGGACTGATCGCGATCGCAGAGTCGCTTGTAGAGGTCGTACACCTCGTTGGTCGTCACGGGCGCGTCGTCGCCTTCCTTTTGCTGGGTGAGCAGGGCCATCGCCTCGAGCACCAGCTTCGCGTGGCTCGGGCTCTTAGAGATGAGTTCGGCCAGCCGGCTGGTCTCCTCGCGCTCGTGGGCCTGATCGACGCAGGACTCGGTAACCCGCTCGAGGTCGTTCTCCTCGGCGATCTCGCCCGCGAAGCGCAGGATGTCGATCGCCTTGCGCGCGTCGCCGTGTTCGCGGGCCGCGAGTGCGGCGACGCGGGGGACGACGCCGTCCTCGAGGACGCCCTCGTGGAACGCGTCGGAGCGCGAGTGGAGGATTTCACGGATCTGAGTCGCGTCGTAGGGTGAAAAGACGTACTCGCGCTCGCAGAGACTGGACTTGATGCGCTCGTCCAGCGAGTCCTTGTACCGGACCTTGTTCGAGATACCGATGACGCCGACCGTGCTCTCGGTGAGCTTGCCGGACTCGACGGCCCGGGAGAGCTGCATGAGGATGTCGTCGTCCTCGATCTTGTCGACCTCGTCCAGGATTATCAGCGCGACGTCGTAACGGGTGTCGATGATCTGCCAGAGCCGACGGTAATACTCGGCGGTGCTCAGCCCCGAGTGGGGGATCGAGATGTCCGTCTCCGCCTGATCATTGAGCTGGTGGCCGGCAGACTGGACGGCCTGGGTCTCCGTCGACTCCTGGAGGCAGTCGACGTACGCGACGCCGATCGAGAC is part of the Halostagnicola kamekurae genome and harbors:
- a CDS encoding tRNA (guanine(26)-N(2))-dimethyltransferase, with amino-acid sequence MRVTEGTAELEVPGEQTDGFEESVFYNPRQELNRDLTIAALRAFREREPRAETYLDAMTASGVRGVRAATDGWDVTCCDVDSEAVSLARENLERNDCEATVERANANALMHESMFDVIDLDPFGTPMPFADAAFANCHNLVCVTATDTAPLCGAHLNSGIRSYGSVPRNTDYHTEMGVRTLLSALARSAARFDVGVTPILTHATSHYVRTYLELDRKASAADGAIEHLGYISHCEDCLHRESAAGLIADPLERCPNCGGERILVAGPVWLGAIQDEEFLESVRGHLTGEFETAETARELLETLVAELEVPTYYDQHKLCKNWGLPANAMDDFLDALKEAGHRTSRTHYGGTTFKSDATVEEIFDATAADLRE
- a CDS encoding DUF2391 family protein; the protein is MRIRRPHRPPQFRLADSAQQIVGGFLLAGPFVVTEEVWDLASNMSLAQGLATTAIVFAIGYATLYKADSTRDPEIEQELAGIPIRFISLMCVSFGSVAMLALLFDAPDTFLESGQTSVQTLLITFKAVSIGSLFSVVGAATADSVFSK
- a CDS encoding Cdc6/Cdc18 family protein, producing the protein MSGSTDYFGSENEIFRNKELLQVSHLPDGDRIIGREDELTNLANAIKPATRGNTPNNVLVYGKTGTGKSLCSKFITNQAVDRATGNDVSIGVAYVDCLQESTETQAVQSAGHQLNDQAETDISIPHSGLSTAEYYRRLWQIIDTRYDVALIILDEVDKIEDDDILMQLSRAVESGKLTESTVGVIGISNKVRYKDSLDERIKSSLCEREYVFSPYDATQIREILHSRSDAFHEGVLEDGVVPRVAALAAREHGDARKAIDILRFAGEIAEENDLERVTESCVDQAHEREETSRLAELISKSPSHAKLVLEAMALLTQQKEGDDAPVTTNEVYDLYKRLCDRDQSEHLKLRRVRDILSELEFLSIIEQERKWAGKGKGNYMENRLIDDPEVIIAACNESD